One segment of Desulfosudis oleivorans Hxd3 DNA contains the following:
- the hsdR gene encoding EcoAI/FtnUII family type I restriction enzme subunit R, giving the protein MDKSEKKKLSETDICDLFITPAIKNAGWDPIRQIRREVTLSPGPVVVRGNMSSRNKKKKKFADYVLAWEPGVPVAVVEAKANDHTVSQGLQQALGYAEILQVPSAFSSNGDAFASHNKVPATGEEIETQLPLDQFPPPPTLWQRYKTYRNIEDASDDLLLQPYHFDATEKEPRYYQVEAINRVIEAVAKGNRRMLLVMATGTGKTYTTFQIIWRLWQARAVKRVLFLVDRNILADQTLVNDFKPFGSVMTKVKNRKIDPAYEIHLALYQAITGPDEADKIFKSVTPDFFDMVVIDECHRGSAAEDSDWHEILNYFSGAIQLGLTATPRETKYVSNISYFGEPIYTYSLKQGIQDGFLAPYKVVRIDIDKDIRGWTPPPGMVDDLGQAIEHRTYNQKDMDRILVLNQRTKLVAKRVMQLLRATDPFSKTIIFCEDIDHAERMRKAIVNAAGQLAIDNAKYVMRITGDSPEGKAELDNFIDPENPFPVIATTSDLLTTGVDAKTCKLIVLDKTIHSMTTFKQIIGRGTRIDEDNNKWFFTIMDFKKATKLFADPEFDGEPVVIYEPDDDDPPVPPDPKPDDDDDGTIEDPGPGIQKFVVNGVPVSIIAERVEYYGPDGDLITESYRDFTRKQIHQEFTSLDEFLARWNAAEKKQAIIDLLEEHGIILENLAEEVGKDFGDFDLICHIAFDQPPLTRKERANNVKKRNYFTKYGEQVRAVLAALLDKYADEGIRTLENAKVLKMKPFSDMGTPMEIINTVFGGKANYDNAIAELEKELFINTEQRA; this is encoded by the coding sequence TTGGATAAAAGCGAAAAGAAAAAACTCAGCGAAACAGATATCTGTGATCTGTTCATCACCCCGGCGATTAAAAATGCAGGGTGGGACCCTATTCGGCAGATTCGTCGGGAGGTAACGCTCTCTCCCGGTCCGGTTGTTGTGCGGGGCAACATGTCCTCGCGCAACAAGAAAAAGAAAAAATTTGCCGACTATGTCCTAGCCTGGGAGCCGGGCGTTCCCGTGGCGGTCGTGGAAGCCAAAGCAAACGATCACACCGTCAGCCAGGGCCTACAACAGGCCCTGGGCTACGCCGAGATATTACAGGTGCCCAGCGCCTTCAGTTCCAACGGCGATGCCTTTGCCTCCCACAACAAAGTTCCGGCCACCGGTGAAGAAATTGAAACCCAGCTTCCCCTTGACCAGTTCCCGCCGCCGCCCACTCTCTGGCAGCGCTATAAAACCTATCGCAATATTGAAGACGCCTCGGACGACTTGCTTCTGCAGCCCTATCATTTCGACGCCACGGAAAAAGAACCCCGCTATTATCAGGTCGAAGCCATCAACCGGGTCATTGAAGCCGTTGCCAAAGGCAACCGGCGGATGCTGCTGGTCATGGCCACCGGCACCGGCAAAACCTACACCACCTTTCAGATCATCTGGCGGCTGTGGCAGGCCAGGGCCGTAAAGCGCGTCCTGTTTCTGGTGGACCGAAATATCCTGGCCGACCAAACCCTGGTCAACGACTTCAAACCCTTCGGCTCGGTCATGACCAAGGTGAAAAACCGAAAAATTGATCCAGCCTATGAAATTCATCTGGCCCTTTACCAAGCCATCACCGGCCCGGACGAAGCAGACAAAATTTTTAAAAGCGTTACCCCTGACTTTTTCGACATGGTCGTTATTGATGAATGCCATCGTGGCAGCGCCGCTGAAGACTCCGACTGGCATGAAATCCTCAATTACTTTTCCGGCGCCATCCAACTGGGCCTTACCGCCACCCCCCGGGAAACAAAATATGTCTCCAATATCTCCTATTTCGGTGAGCCGATTTACACCTACAGCTTAAAGCAGGGCATTCAGGACGGCTTTTTAGCGCCCTATAAAGTGGTGCGCATCGACATAGACAAAGACATCCGTGGCTGGACGCCGCCGCCCGGTATGGTAGACGATCTCGGCCAGGCAATTGAACATCGCACTTACAACCAGAAGGACATGGATCGCATTCTCGTGCTCAACCAGCGCACCAAGCTGGTTGCCAAGCGCGTTATGCAGCTTCTTCGCGCCACCGATCCGTTTTCCAAAACCATCATCTTTTGTGAAGACATCGACCATGCCGAGCGCATGCGCAAGGCCATTGTTAATGCCGCCGGCCAACTGGCCATCGACAACGCCAAATATGTTATGCGGATTACCGGCGACAGCCCCGAAGGTAAGGCCGAGCTGGACAACTTTATCGACCCGGAAAACCCTTTCCCCGTTATTGCCACCACCTCGGACCTTCTCACTACCGGGGTAGACGCCAAGACCTGCAAACTCATCGTATTAGACAAAACCATCCACTCCATGACCACTTTTAAGCAGATTATCGGCCGGGGCACACGCATCGATGAAGACAACAATAAATGGTTTTTCACCATCATGGATTTTAAAAAAGCCACCAAACTGTTTGCCGATCCGGAATTCGACGGTGAGCCGGTGGTGATTTACGAGCCCGACGATGACGACCCCCCGGTCCCGCCTGATCCAAAACCGGATGATGACGATGACGGTACCATCGAAGACCCCGGGCCGGGCATCCAAAAGTTTGTGGTAAACGGCGTACCGGTCAGCATCATTGCCGAGCGCGTCGAATACTACGGCCCGGACGGCGACCTCATCACAGAGTCCTACCGCGACTTTACCCGCAAGCAGATCCACCAGGAATTTACTTCGTTAGATGAATTTCTTGCGCGCTGGAACGCGGCTGAAAAAAAGCAGGCCATTATCGATCTGCTGGAAGAACACGGCATTATTCTGGAAAACCTGGCCGAAGAAGTGGGTAAGGATTTCGGCGACTTTGACCTTATCTGCCATATCGCCTTTGACCAACCGCCGCTTACCCGTAAAGAACGGGCCAACAATGTAAAAAAGCGAAACTACTTCACCAAATATGGCGAGCAGGTCCGGGCCGTGCTGGCCGCCCTGTTGGACAAATACGCCGACGAAGGCATCCGCACGCTTGAGAACGCCAAGGTGCTTAAAATGAAGCCCTTCAGCGACATGGGCACCCCCATGGAGATCATCAACACTGTTTTTGGCGGCAAAGCCAATTATGACAATGCCATTGCCGAACTGGAAAAAGAACTGTTTATTAATACGGAGCAGCGAGCATGA
- a CDS encoding restriction endonuclease, with protein sequence MALWMVRAGRHGEDENAALEKGLVIVGWHEMPDISKVRSYAEMKRKHAEVYPDMSPSAVNNHAAQAWAFSQRIDKGDLVVLPLKTRSLIAIGKIKGDYQYLDGRHVRKVEWLKENIPRTTFGQDLLYSFGAFMTVCQIKRNNAEERVKAILAGKPDPHRQGKAAKKDMSTDSNIVTDDDTEGFVDLEEQAVDQIRRLIQARFGGHNLTRLVEAILQVQGYQTYRSPEGPDGGIDILAGFGPMGFDKPRICVQVKSGGVQNDAAIRELEGVMSRVGAEQGLFVSWDGFNKTALANTSGLFFKVRLWDDKKIIFNLLSSYADLPDEIQAELPLKRIWVMVPDDDS encoded by the coding sequence ATGGCACTCTGGATGGTTCGCGCCGGCAGGCATGGGGAAGATGAAAATGCTGCGCTTGAAAAAGGGCTGGTAATTGTCGGATGGCATGAGATGCCCGATATTTCTAAAGTGCGGAGTTATGCCGAAATGAAGAGGAAGCACGCGGAAGTATATCCGGACATGTCTCCAAGTGCGGTCAATAATCATGCTGCCCAGGCATGGGCTTTTTCCCAAAGAATAGATAAAGGCGATTTGGTGGTACTCCCGCTAAAAACAAGGTCGTTAATAGCCATTGGGAAAATCAAAGGCGACTATCAATATTTAGATGGCCGGCACGTCAGGAAGGTAGAATGGCTGAAAGAAAATATTCCCAGAACGACTTTTGGCCAGGATTTGCTGTATTCTTTTGGCGCCTTTATGACAGTATGCCAAATAAAAAGGAATAACGCCGAAGAGCGCGTGAAAGCGATTCTCGCTGGCAAGCCAGACCCCCACCGGCAAGGCAAGGCCGCAAAAAAAGACATGTCGACAGACAGTAATATAGTAACAGACGACGATACCGAAGGATTTGTCGATCTTGAAGAACAGGCAGTCGATCAAATACGCCGACTGATTCAGGCAAGATTCGGCGGTCATAATTTAACCCGCTTGGTAGAAGCGATTCTGCAAGTACAGGGCTATCAAACCTATCGCTCACCCGAAGGGCCGGACGGCGGTATCGACATATTGGCGGGATTCGGTCCCATGGGATTTGATAAGCCGCGCATCTGTGTGCAGGTAAAATCGGGCGGCGTTCAAAATGATGCGGCCATTCGGGAACTTGAAGGGGTGATGAGCCGGGTTGGCGCGGAACAGGGCCTGTTTGTCTCCTGGGACGGCTTTAACAAAACCGCCCTGGCAAACACCAGCGGCCTGTTCTTTAAAGTCCGGCTGTGGGACGACAAAAAAATAATTTTTAACCTGCTGTCGAGTTACGCAGACCTGCCGGACGAAATCCAGGCGGAGCTACCCTTAAAACGTATCTGGGTGATGGTGCCGGATGATGACTCCTGA
- a CDS encoding type IV toxin-antitoxin system AbiEi family antitoxin domain-containing protein has product MRLNQLRQIRKRYFGYEELARLLGIAPASARVAANRFVSQGLLVRIKRNMYMLREVWQAAGREETFAIANLVQVPSYISLTTALDYYDITTQMQRDYYESVATVRTKQVDVDGTVFRYTRIAPRLYSGFRREKGFFIATPEKALVDAFYLMSLGRYALDVSALDDTRLDLKGLKAASRDFPEKTRKLMRTHGYL; this is encoded by the coding sequence ATGAGACTGAATCAGTTACGACAGATCAGGAAACGTTACTTCGGGTATGAAGAACTGGCCCGGTTGCTGGGCATTGCGCCCGCGTCGGCGCGTGTGGCTGCCAACCGTTTTGTGAGCCAGGGCCTGCTGGTGCGGATAAAGCGGAACATGTACATGCTGCGCGAGGTCTGGCAAGCTGCCGGCAGGGAGGAGACGTTTGCCATTGCCAATCTTGTCCAGGTGCCTTCCTATATTTCTCTGACCACGGCCCTGGATTATTACGATATCACCACCCAGATGCAGCGCGATTATTATGAGTCTGTGGCGACTGTGCGGACGAAGCAGGTGGATGTCGATGGCACGGTGTTTCGATATACCCGTATCGCGCCCCGTCTTTATTCGGGGTTCCGGAGAGAAAAGGGGTTTTTTATCGCAACGCCCGAAAAAGCCCTGGTGGACGCTTTTTACCTGATGTCCCTGGGCCGGTATGCCCTGGATGTGTCTGCCCTGGATGATACACGGCTGGATTTGAAAGGGCTGAAAGCGGCAAGCCGGGATTTTCCCGAAAAAACCAGAAAACTGATGAGGACCCATGGATACCTTTGA
- a CDS encoding nucleotidyl transferase AbiEii/AbiGii toxin family protein translates to MDTFEQHEVFEMEVLDRMGRAGVLEPLAFGGGTMLRLCHELPRYSAGLDFWFIRPVDEKAYSRQVQDLLQSVYEITDAQLKRYSLVVELRSGRYPRRLKIEIRREVRQWDCQQKIAFSRFDTRQVVVRAHTLEQTMENKVAALLDRGEIRDGFDIEFLLRRGIGLPLLDAARLEKMRARVGGFKERDFKVGLGSILEGDMRAYYAANGFAFLKERLNAII, encoded by the coding sequence ATGGATACCTTTGAACAACATGAAGTGTTTGAGATGGAGGTGTTGGACCGGATGGGCCGGGCCGGGGTTCTTGAGCCGCTGGCCTTTGGGGGCGGCACCATGCTGCGGCTTTGCCATGAACTGCCCCGGTACTCGGCAGGCCTTGATTTCTGGTTCATCAGGCCGGTGGATGAGAAGGCCTATTCCCGGCAGGTCCAGGACCTGCTTCAATCGGTATATGAGATCACGGACGCTCAGCTCAAACGGTATTCCCTGGTTGTTGAACTGCGTTCCGGCCGCTATCCCCGGCGATTGAAAATTGAAATCCGCCGGGAGGTCCGGCAGTGGGACTGCCAGCAGAAGATCGCCTTTTCCCGTTTTGACACCCGCCAGGTGGTGGTGAGGGCCCATACGCTGGAACAGACCATGGAAAACAAGGTGGCTGCCCTGCTGGATCGCGGTGAAATCCGGGATGGTTTTGATATCGAGTTCCTGCTGCGCCGGGGCATCGGCCTGCCCCTGCTGGATGCGGCCCGGCTGGAAAAGATGCGGGCCCGGGTGGGCGGGTTCAAGGAGAGGGATTTCAAGGTCGGTCTCGGCTCGATCCTGGAAGGTGACATGCGCGCCTATTATGCGGCAAACGGGTTTGCCTTTTTGAAAGAAAGGCTGAATGCCATCATTTAA
- a CDS encoding Fic family protein, whose translation MATPQDKLSASLVVLKTLQDKGIVAIHTKNMTRTHRERLAKNGFIKEVMKGWYVPSRPEEPAGESTAWYASFWGFCADYLYSRFGDQWCLSPEQSLRIHSGNWNVPEQLVVRTPKGGNKPTWLLHNTSIMDVRLKLPNKNNIETKENLQIMTLSAALISCAPGYYLNNAVEARAVLYMVADASEILPKLLEGGHSTIAGRLAGAFRNIRENTIADNIIEAMKAAGYSITEDDPFEERPAIILRGREVSPYVNRIRMDWADMRGTVLENFPQPPARLKDTGAYLKHVDDIYLTDAYHSLSIEGYRVSEALIERVRSGDWDPETNRKDREYADALAARGYWQAFQAVKKSLAKVLHANTPGTVASKDHAIWYRELFAPSVTAGLIAASDLAGYRSQPVYIRKSMHVPPRYEAVRDLMPAFFTLLEGEKEPAVRAVLGHFFFVYIHPYCDGNGRMGRFLMNVMLASGSYPWTVIPIETRNHYMAALEEASVKKNIEPFSGFLAKLVEKEIQR comes from the coding sequence ATGGCGACACCTCAAGATAAGCTTTCAGCATCTCTGGTTGTTCTGAAAACGCTTCAGGACAAAGGCATTGTTGCAATTCATACAAAAAACATGACGCGTACGCACCGGGAGCGTCTTGCTAAAAACGGGTTTATCAAAGAAGTAATGAAGGGATGGTATGTCCCATCCCGCCCTGAAGAGCCAGCCGGAGAGAGTACGGCCTGGTATGCCTCATTCTGGGGATTCTGTGCCGATTATCTTTATTCAAGATTTGGCGATCAGTGGTGCCTGTCCCCTGAACAATCATTGCGCATTCATAGCGGAAACTGGAATGTCCCCGAACAGTTGGTTGTCCGCACGCCCAAAGGGGGCAATAAGCCGACATGGCTTCTACACAACACATCCATAATGGACGTTCGCCTGAAATTACCGAACAAAAATAATATAGAAACCAAAGAAAACTTACAAATTATGACCCTGTCCGCCGCATTGATTTCATGTGCTCCAGGCTATTATTTGAATAATGCTGTAGAAGCCCGGGCGGTGCTTTATATGGTCGCTGACGCTTCGGAGATTTTGCCCAAACTTCTTGAAGGCGGACATAGCACAATAGCCGGAAGGCTCGCAGGCGCTTTCCGTAATATCCGGGAAAATACTATTGCTGATAATATCATTGAAGCAATGAAAGCTGCCGGATACAGCATTACAGAAGATGATCCGTTCGAAGAAAGACCTGCCATTATTTTGCGTGGCCGGGAGGTTTCTCCGTATGTTAACCGGATACGGATGGACTGGGCAGATATGCGCGGGACTGTCCTTGAGAACTTTCCCCAACCGCCTGCAAGACTCAAGGACACTGGTGCATATCTTAAGCATGTCGATGACATATATCTGACCGATGCCTATCATTCGCTTTCGATAGAAGGATATCGTGTGAGCGAAGCGCTTATTGAGCGTGTCCGCTCGGGGGATTGGGACCCGGAAACAAACCGCAAAGATAGAGAATACGCGGATGCCCTGGCTGCTCGTGGTTACTGGCAAGCTTTTCAAGCGGTAAAAAAAAGCCTGGCAAAAGTTCTGCATGCAAACACGCCGGGTACAGTGGCGAGTAAGGATCATGCCATATGGTACAGAGAATTATTTGCCCCGAGTGTAACCGCTGGCCTTATCGCCGCATCAGACCTTGCCGGTTACCGAAGTCAGCCTGTCTATATCCGGAAATCAATGCATGTACCGCCCCGCTACGAAGCCGTGCGCGACCTTATGCCGGCATTCTTCACCCTTTTAGAAGGTGAAAAGGAACCGGCTGTAAGGGCGGTTTTAGGCCATTTTTTCTTTGTATATATCCATCCCTATTGTGATGGGAATGGCCGCATGGGAAGATTTCTGATGAATGTTATGTTGGCCAGTGGTAGCTATCCATGGACAGTTATTCCGATTGAAACCCGCAATCACTACATGGCCGCCCTGGAAGAGGCGAGTGTAAAAAAGAATATTGAGCCGTTTTCCGGATTTTTAGCCAAACTCGTTGAAAAAGAAATTCAGCGGTGA
- a CDS encoding DUF4143 domain-containing protein, producing the protein MDEYFSDYMRRDIRRLFPRINAHNFQLFIRTLAFHSGHIVNQSKIAAALDVSSVTAKEYLEILHNTFIWRNLRSYEKNKLKTVQKMPRGFFRDQGILHHLLKVNDMDSMLVHPEAGPSFEAFVIEEIIRGFQCTLSTGMDFYFYRTKDKSEIDLIVEAPFGIIPVEIKLGHKVTPRMLTALKIFLEDTGAPVGILVNNSDKVEYLSDRIIQIPAGCL; encoded by the coding sequence ATGGATGAATACTTTTCTGATTATATGAGAAGGGATATCCGGCGTCTTTTCCCAAGAATTAATGCCCATAATTTCCAGCTATTTATCCGGACGCTTGCATTTCATTCGGGGCATATTGTCAACCAGTCAAAAATCGCGGCCGCGCTTGACGTCAGTTCCGTTACAGCAAAAGAATACCTGGAAATTCTTCATAATACCTTTATCTGGCGGAATCTCAGGAGCTATGAAAAAAATAAGCTCAAAACAGTGCAAAAAATGCCCAGGGGGTTTTTCAGGGACCAGGGGATACTTCACCACCTCCTTAAAGTGAATGATATGGACAGCATGCTTGTCCATCCCGAAGCAGGCCCTTCTTTTGAGGCGTTTGTCATAGAGGAGATCATCCGGGGATTTCAATGCACGTTAAGCACGGGAATGGATTTTTATTTTTACCGTACAAAGGATAAATCGGAAATCGACCTGATTGTTGAAGCGCCGTTTGGCATTATTCCTGTAGAGATCAAACTTGGCCACAAAGTTACACCGCGCATGCTGACGGCTTTAAAAATTTTTCTTGAAGATACCGGGGCGCCGGTCGGCATCCTGGTAAACAATTCCGACAAGGTTGAATATCTGTCAGACCGGATTATTCAGATTCCGGCGGGCTGTTTATGA
- a CDS encoding 3-hydroxyacyl-CoA dehydrogenase, whose protein sequence is MKAEEIKRVLIAGAGTMGRSIGLSCAVRGCEVILYDVKEDALEAARRAMAVKIDKMVPAGALTPEAAESIKANITTTTDLAAAGADADLVSESVPEDPDIKGEFFEKLHGVCPERTIFTTNTSSLVPSMFAARTGRPDRFLAFHFHPGFKLVDVMGHAGTSAETVETVRRFAERIGHSPIVLKQEKAGYLFNSLLNPWLLAGLNLVSREIAAPEDVDRAWTEITAMPLGPFALMDFIGLETVWRITDFWARKRGDANAQKSADLLKQYVDRGHLGMKTGKGFFNYSDGQ, encoded by the coding sequence ATGAAAGCAGAAGAGATTAAAAGAGTGCTTATCGCCGGGGCCGGCACCATGGGCCGGAGCATCGGTCTGTCCTGCGCCGTGCGTGGATGTGAAGTGATTTTGTATGATGTAAAAGAGGATGCCCTTGAGGCGGCCCGCAGGGCAATGGCGGTGAAAATCGACAAGATGGTCCCTGCCGGGGCTTTGACGCCGGAGGCTGCTGAATCCATCAAGGCCAATATTACCACCACCACCGACCTGGCGGCAGCGGGTGCCGACGCGGACCTGGTTTCCGAATCGGTTCCCGAAGACCCGGATATCAAGGGCGAATTTTTTGAAAAGCTTCATGGTGTGTGCCCGGAGCGCACGATCTTTACCACCAACACCTCCTCTTTGGTGCCTTCCATGTTCGCTGCCCGGACCGGACGGCCCGACCGGTTTCTGGCCTTTCATTTTCATCCGGGGTTCAAGCTGGTGGATGTGATGGGCCATGCCGGCACCTCGGCCGAAACAGTGGAGACGGTGCGGCGCTTTGCCGAACGGATCGGCCATTCGCCCATCGTGCTCAAGCAGGAGAAGGCCGGCTACCTGTTCAATTCACTGCTCAACCCCTGGCTGCTGGCCGGACTGAACCTGGTATCCCGCGAGATTGCCGCGCCGGAGGATGTGGACCGGGCCTGGACCGAGATCACGGCCATGCCCCTGGGGCCGTTTGCCCTGATGGATTTTATCGGCCTGGAAACCGTGTGGCGCATCACCGATTTCTGGGCGCGTAAGCGCGGCGACGCCAATGCCCAGAAAAGCGCCGATCTTTTAAAGCAGTACGTGGATCGCGGCCACCTGGGCATGAAGACCGGCAAGGGGTTTTTCAATTACAGCGACGGGCAATAG
- the panP gene encoding pyridoxal-dependent aspartate 1-decarboxylase PanP: protein MRNTANRNTATTQAGSRPLIADWNALMRVFIRPEDEACRTTLIKYMEQILFGLHEFLAQHVGITEDVSLKALARQFKSTAIAENPEKRLAEVIQELIREISPYGVNVASPYFVGHMTSALPFFMVHLKTIAAALNQNLVKLETSKIFSLLEKQVLAKIHRLIYRFPEQFYCDHVQNPETTLGSFVEGGTTANITALWVARNTFFAPRNDFAGIEADGSAAAFAEYGVKRAVILVSRRGHYSLRKAGGILGIGNKNIVAIDVDKEHRLDIGCLEQTIADIRKQGDTAIVAVVGIAGATETGAVDPLRKIGELCAREKLFFHVDAAWGGPTILSDTHRHLLDGIELADSVTIDGHKQFYMPMSCGMVYFKNPHIMDAVAYHANYVNRHGSVDLGIRSLSGSREANSLVLDSALKIMGKKGYALLIEHGIDTARKLAEEIERRDLFEVVTWPQLNILTYRVCPAGLKEIMQTGTDEERIEAVHALNHINKTVQRIQREAGKSFVSRTTLMRRHYEKGIVVLRCVIMNPLTTMAVLNDILDEQESIFRRYFPSPPPVYPS from the coding sequence AGACGAGGCCTGCCGCACCACCCTGATCAAGTACATGGAGCAGATCCTCTTCGGCCTGCACGAGTTTCTGGCACAGCACGTGGGCATCACCGAAGACGTCAGCCTCAAGGCCCTGGCCCGGCAGTTCAAAAGCACCGCCATCGCGGAAAACCCGGAAAAACGGCTGGCCGAAGTCATTCAGGAACTGATCCGGGAGATATCCCCCTACGGCGTCAACGTGGCCTCCCCCTACTTTGTGGGCCACATGACCTCGGCCCTTCCCTTTTTCATGGTTCACCTGAAAACCATTGCCGCGGCCCTCAACCAAAACCTGGTCAAGCTGGAAACCTCCAAAATTTTCTCTCTTCTTGAGAAACAGGTGCTGGCCAAAATCCACCGGCTGATCTACCGGTTTCCCGAACAGTTCTACTGCGATCATGTGCAGAACCCGGAAACCACCCTGGGCAGCTTTGTGGAGGGCGGCACCACGGCCAATATCACGGCCCTGTGGGTGGCGAGGAACACCTTCTTTGCCCCGCGCAACGATTTTGCCGGCATCGAGGCCGACGGCAGTGCCGCCGCTTTTGCCGAATACGGCGTAAAAAGAGCCGTGATCCTTGTCTCCCGCCGGGGCCACTACTCCCTGAGAAAGGCCGGCGGCATCCTGGGTATCGGCAACAAAAACATTGTGGCCATCGACGTGGACAAGGAACATCGCTTAGACATCGGGTGCCTTGAACAGACCATCGCCGATATCAGAAAACAGGGGGATACCGCCATCGTCGCGGTGGTGGGCATTGCCGGCGCCACCGAGACCGGGGCCGTGGACCCGCTAAGAAAAATCGGCGAGCTCTGCGCCCGGGAAAAGCTTTTTTTCCATGTGGATGCCGCCTGGGGTGGACCCACGATCCTGTCCGACACACACCGCCACCTGCTCGACGGCATCGAGCTGGCCGACTCGGTAACCATCGACGGCCACAAGCAGTTCTACATGCCCATGAGCTGCGGCATGGTCTATTTCAAGAATCCGCACATCATGGATGCCGTGGCCTATCACGCCAACTACGTCAACCGGCACGGGTCGGTGGACCTGGGCATCCGGTCCCTGTCCGGCTCAAGGGAGGCAAACTCCCTGGTATTGGACAGCGCCCTGAAAATCATGGGGAAAAAAGGATACGCCCTGCTCATCGAACACGGCATTGACACGGCCCGAAAGCTGGCCGAGGAGATCGAACGCCGGGACCTGTTTGAAGTGGTGACCTGGCCCCAGCTCAATATTCTCACCTACCGGGTCTGCCCGGCAGGGCTCAAAGAGATAATGCAAACCGGCACCGATGAAGAGCGCATCGAAGCCGTTCATGCCCTGAACCACATCAACAAGACCGTTCAGCGGATACAGCGGGAAGCAGGCAAAAGCTTTGTATCGCGCACCACCCTGATGCGACGGCACTATGAAAAGGGCATCGTGGTACTGCGGTGCGTGATCATGAACCCCCTGACCACCATGGCGGTGCTCAACGACATCCTGGATGAACAGGAATCCATCTTCCGCCGCTACTTTCCCTCCCCTCCCCCCGTCTACCCCTCTTAA